GAAAAAGAGTCGGGCATCATGGCCGCCGAAGCCAAAGCCCGCGGGATCAAGGCGGTGGATGACGAAAGTTTGATTGAGAAAAAATCTGATGACAAGATGTGATGGCTGAATCAACGATTGTTCGAATGTATAAAACAGTTTCGAAGAGAGTAAAGAAAATTCAAAAAAACGACATCAGGATGTTTTGTCATCTCAAACTCTTTGATTTTGAAGTTTTGGTCAGAATGCAGAGGAATTTTGTATCCATAAATTATGGCCTCTCATCTATTGCGTAACAAAAGAGGGTTTTGATTGCATAGAATATATGTACAAGTTAATAAACGAGATACTCAATCTTCTATTCATTTCAGCGTATCGGAAGCTGTTGCCCGAATCGGGTCGTTTTGAAGAGAAAGTTTTTATCTCTTTTTGAACTGCTGCATCCACTCCAGGTTCTCTTCGACCATGTTGTCATATTTTCGTTCGAGCTCTTTTTTGATGGAGGCGAGCTCTTCGCGGGTGAAGTAAGCGAGGTAGTCGGGGTTGATCGTCGTGTCGTTGCCGTCGAAGCTGAGCAGTTTTTCGATCTCTTTTAAAAGATCTTCTTTTTCCGTGTTTTGCATAAATGCTATACTACCAAAAATTTTACATTGGGAGGAAAGCGATGGTTGAAGTGGGTCAGAAAGCACCGGAATTTTGCCTGCTAAATCAGGATAACGTCGAAATCTGTCTGCGCGATCTGAAAGGCAAATGGGTCGTGCTCTATTTCTATCCGAAAGATCTTACGCCCGGATGCACGACCGAGGCGTGTGAATTTACCGAGGCGATGCCCGATTTCGAGGCGCTCGATGCGGTGATTTTGGGCGTGAGCCCCGACTCGCCCGAAAAGCATCAAAAATTCATCGAGAAGAAGGGGCTTAAGATCACGCTGCTCAGCGAAGAGAGCAAAGATGTGCTCAAGGCCTATGGCGCGTGGGGCCTCAAGAAGCTCTACGGCAAGGAGTACGAAGGGGTGATCCGCTCCACATTTCTCATCGACCCCGAAGGGAGGATAGCGGCGGTCTGGCCGAAGGTGCGGGTGAAAGGGCACGTGGAAGCGGTGAAGGCGAAGCTTGAAGAGCTTGAAAATGGTGAAAAGTAAAAAGTGTCGGCATGGCCGCTTTGCGGCCCTCCATGTAAAGATAGCGTTGCTTTGAGCGGCGT
This genomic interval from Hydrogenimonas urashimensis contains the following:
- the bcp gene encoding thioredoxin-dependent thiol peroxidase, which codes for MVEVGQKAPEFCLLNQDNVEICLRDLKGKWVVLYFYPKDLTPGCTTEACEFTEAMPDFEALDAVILGVSPDSPEKHQKFIEKKGLKITLLSEESKDVLKAYGAWGLKKLYGKEYEGVIRSTFLIDPEGRIAAVWPKVRVKGHVEAVKAKLEELENGEK